In a single window of the Flavobacterium ammoniigenes genome:
- a CDS encoding M20/M25/M40 family metallo-hydrolase yields MKKSLVAGVLFFNGLAMLAQSNDEQVIKDIYKSGLTNAKCYGWLEHLSNKIGSRLSGSDNAEKAVQYTKTQLETLGLDKVYLQEVMVPKWVRGEKEIAYILDNKTKITVPIAALGGSVATSKNGLTAEVIEVQGIEDLKKWGDKIKGKIVFYNRPMDPTFIETFKSYGGCVDQRYAGAKEAAKFGAVGTIVRSMNLRLDDFPHTGAQSYGDLSPAEYIPTAAISTNGAELLSQKLKANPALKFYFKQSCVQMPDVLSYNVIGEIKGSEHPENIMVVGGHLDSWDLADGSHDDGAGVVQSMETVRIFKQIGYKPKNTIRVVLFMNEENGGRGGKKYAELAQTNHENHIFALESDSGGFSPRGFSIEADDANFQKVLSWKNLFEPYLIHSFVKGGAGADINPLSSGKIVKAGLKPDSQRYFDYHHALNDTFDAINKRELELGAATMTSLLYLMDQNGIIK; encoded by the coding sequence ATGAAAAAATCACTAGTAGCAGGAGTACTTTTCTTTAATGGATTAGCCATGCTAGCACAATCTAATGACGAACAAGTTATCAAAGATATTTATAAATCAGGTTTAACCAATGCCAAATGTTATGGTTGGTTAGAACATTTATCTAATAAAATTGGATCTAGATTATCTGGTTCTGACAATGCTGAGAAAGCGGTGCAGTATACCAAAACTCAATTAGAAACTTTAGGATTAGATAAGGTATATCTCCAAGAAGTGATGGTGCCCAAATGGGTTCGCGGTGAAAAAGAGATCGCCTATATTTTGGATAATAAAACAAAAATAACAGTACCAATAGCCGCATTAGGAGGTTCGGTAGCCACTTCTAAAAATGGTTTAACTGCCGAAGTTATCGAAGTTCAAGGTATTGAAGACTTAAAAAAATGGGGAGATAAAATCAAAGGAAAAATTGTTTTTTATAACCGTCCAATGGACCCCACTTTTATTGAAACCTTCAAATCCTACGGTGGTTGTGTGGATCAACGCTATGCTGGCGCTAAAGAAGCAGCAAAATTTGGGGCCGTAGGAACAATTGTTCGTTCGATGAATTTGCGGTTGGACGATTTCCCACATACGGGTGCGCAAAGTTATGGTGATTTATCTCCGGCGGAATACATTCCGACTGCAGCAATTAGTACCAATGGCGCCGAATTGTTAAGCCAAAAATTAAAAGCCAATCCAGCTTTAAAATTCTACTTCAAACAATCTTGTGTACAAATGCCAGACGTACTTTCGTATAATGTAATTGGAGAAATTAAAGGAAGTGAACATCCAGAGAATATTATGGTTGTTGGTGGGCATTTGGATTCCTGGGATTTAGCTGATGGCTCCCATGATGATGGAGCAGGAGTAGTGCAGAGTATGGAAACGGTTCGAATTTTCAAACAGATTGGGTACAAACCTAAAAATACTATTCGAGTGGTGTTGTTTATGAATGAAGAAAATGGAGGAAGAGGGGGGAAAAAATACGCTGAGTTAGCACAAACCAATCATGAGAACCACATCTTCGCTTTAGAAAGTGATTCGGGTGGGTTTAGCCCAAGAGGTTTTTCTATTGAAGCTGACGATGCTAATTTTCAAAAAGTACTTTCATGGAAAAACCTATTTGAACCGTATTTGATTCATAGTTTTGTAAAAGGCGGTGCGGGTGCCGATATTAATCCGCTAAGTTCAGGTAAAATTGTGAAAGCAGGATTGAAACCAGATTCACAACGCTACTTTGATTACCATCATGCTTTGAACGATACATTTGATGCAATCAATAAAAGAGAATTGGAATTAGGTGCAGCAACAATGACTTCTTTACTGTATTTAATGGATCAAAATGGAATTATAAAGTAA